One Microtus pennsylvanicus isolate mMicPen1 chromosome 10, mMicPen1.hap1, whole genome shotgun sequence genomic window, AAATAACAGAAAGTTTCCCAAATCCTGGGCAAGATGTTAGCTGGCAATTACAGGAGGTATTTGGGTACGTAAACAGAAATGGTAGAAAAGAACCTTGTCTCTTCATATTGTAGTTAAAATGTGAAGAGTATTGAATAGGAAGCTAAGTACATTTTCACAAAAACGTGCAAATTTTCCCAGAGTGCTACATGTGGTGTTTAAAGGAACACTCATGGTACTACTGACAATGCTTTGAACAGTTTAAGGAAACTTGCTTCTCTTCAGAGAGAAACGCATGTGTGTTTTTCAAGAAATCTTATAAATCAGCTAACAGtgcatagaaaaattaaaagaaacacgTTTCTTTCACAGAGGCATCATGTGTTTCTTTAAAGGAGCCACAGGAATCTACTACAGCACTTTGGTTCTGTAGCTTCACATCCTCACCCTGAGATGAGGTCTCAGTTGCACACATAGTTGTCTTTTAAAGATTAGAGTCTTAAAACGTCACGGTTGAAGCTGTgaaaagaggggaaaagagaaagtgCAAAAGGAGACAAAATTGATGATACTAGATGTCCAAGGAAGGTAAATATGGTGTTGATATGAAGGTAGGTTGCAGCTtcttttggaactagctcttgtagaccaggctggcctcgaacttaaagagatctgcctgcctcttctttccaagtgccgggattaaaggtatgcaccccCCCCCCGCTGGGCTTCTTCTTTGAGGTACCTGAAGAGATAACTTGGAAGAACTTCTGTCAGATGGTCCTAATTATTCTCTGAATGTTTCTTACAGTGCTTAAGTCAGTTTTATTGCAACTTAATTGTTCCTTCTATTTTGAGAACACAGTGAATCCTTTGAAAGTTATGAAATGTATCACTTTCATCTCAGTGCTTCTATATCAAAGCATGGTTCATGGCACACAGAAGGAATCAACACTGGGGAATATATGAATTCATCCATTAATGAGTTCTTTTCTAGACTTTCTGCTGGAAAATGATCTGGATTCTTCTGTATGAGTAACCATGAaggttgtggagtaagaggaacactcatacattgctggagggaatgcaaacttgtgcaaccactctggaaatgagtgtggtgttttctcagaaaacggaatcaacttacctcaggatccagcaattccactcttgggaatatatccaaaagatgctcaatcatacaacaagagcatttgttcaactatgttcatagcagcattatttgtaatcaccagaacctggaaacaacctagatgcccctcaatggaagaatggataaagaaagtgtggcacatgaGAGTacaactcagcagtaaaaaaaaaaacgacatcttgaattttgcatgcaaatgaatagaaTTAGAAAACGTCATCCCAAGTGAGGTAACTTAGTCCCCAAAAAACAAATATGAACCTTCATCCAACATTGATGGGAAGAGAGGCAATGGgccacattggagcactgtactgagctcccaagatacagttgaagagtggagggagtaagagtatgagcaaggaattcaagccCATGAGAGggtcatccactgaaacagtttatttattgatttttattgagctctacatttttatctgctcccttccctgcctctccccttcccctttaaccctcccccaggttccccatgctcccaatttacttaggagatcttgtccttttctaattcccatgtagattagatctacataagtctctcttagtgtcttcattgttgtctaagttctctgggattgtggtttgtaggctggttttctttgctttatgtttaaaaaccacctatgagggagtacatgtgataattatctttctgtgtctgggttatctcactcaaaataatgttttctagttccacccatttttcTGACTTGAGTGGTAATACTTTGAGTTGTTCTTCATTTAACATGATGTTAGCTGTGAACTTGTTTGATATTGCCTTTACTTTGATGTGATATGTTCCCCGTATATCTAAGATTCTCcaggacttttaaaaatgatttatttgttttactttatttgcattggtgtttttactgcatgcatgtctgtgtgaaggtgttgaatACCATGGAACTGGAACTATAGGCAGTTATAGGCGATGTGGGtgcctggaattgaacccagttcctctggaagagcatccagtgctcttaacaactgtgCTATCTCTTCACTCCCTCTCCAGGACTTTTGTcatgaagaggtgatggagttCATTAAAGGCTTTTTAATGCATCTAACGAGATGATCATGTAGTTTCTGTCCTTGAGTCCCTATATAAAATGAGTtgtgtttattgatttatgtCCATTGAATAATCCCACATATCTGAGTAAAAATGACTTGATCCAATCTCTTGACCAACCTATTTTTAAGGCTTATATCTAAGTTATTTTTACTTGGctttctgaatttttttgttttgaggctctttcttcttattatgttatattttaatatctcaAATTGTTTTCACTATTCTTGTGATCTCCATTCCAACATCTATTAATATCCCCTTTGAATATCTTGACTgaatttattattgctattttgaaataattgtttTGTACATCATTTGAGTTGATGTTCTCAGAGAACATTACTTTGGGAGTACTAACTTTTGGAGGAGATATATTGTATTAGTTattcatgttgtttttgtttttatgatgggACCCCGGCATCTGGAGTTAGGTCATTGATAGTGTTTCTTGATACTAATATCTGGTCTCCCTCTTTTGAATGGGCACATGCATCTCTCTTTGTTATTACCCAGACTTGTCAGATTATTAGCTAGTTGACCGGGGACTGAGGTTCAGTCTTGGGGCAACTCAGTGTTGATGCTCAAATGGAGTGCCAGAGTGGTCCTGTCTCAGCTAGGGCTGTGTTAAGTTCCTCAGAGTCCATGAGCAGATCTGCTGTGGAGTTAGTTAAACCTCAGTCATCTGGGCGATGTATACAGAACTTGTCTTTTGGCACCATGATGACTGCATGAGTCTGGGTTCTCCACCTGGAGAGctattcttctcttccttcctccttttttattcttcctcctcatcttctttcctgtcctccttcatttctccctctctgtttttgttttggttttgttcatAATTTGAGTTAAGGAGCTACTATGAAATAGCTAGTCAAACATGGAGTGTACAGAAACATTCAGCACAGAAAGCTCTGTCATTCCGTATAGAAAATTTGTCACTGTCTTGATTTGTAAGACAGTTTTATTCAGGTTGTGTATGGAGAATGATACAATTTtccatttgtaaaataaatttccaGCCTGAAAGATAGTCAACCAAAAGGATGGGATTATTTCTGTAGTTGATTAATAATTCTTATTTCACAGATACAGTTTAATCTGATCTGAATAAATGTTACAACTTTGTATAATAATCTGTAgttttggtatttaaaatgtttggtcctatcttataatttttcttttcaacaatatataattaaagatttctatttGAATAACATGGCTGACATTTGcctacagaaacaaagaaaatttaaacattattttttcccaagtGAACCAAAAGATTAAATATGTACTTTCAAATTAAACATTCTTGGCTATATGGCTGCCCACACATTTGCCTTCATAAATCTCTAGCTTTGGAGGATAAATGTATAGGAAGCATAATAAAACAAATCTGATAACAATGGAATTTCGCCCATATATACTGTTAAGTATTTCTAACTTAATATTATAATGTAGCACAGCTTTGAGCTGAGATTCCTCTAGACTGAGCAactataaaatattgttttaaaaatcatagaTGTTATAAGTGCATATCTCATTTCTGAAGCAATCTTAGGGGAAGAATCATACTATATTAATATGTTAATGCAAAACAAGAGTAATGGTAAGAACCAAGGAGTAGATTAATCAGCTTTAAAATGTAATAACTGAATTTCCACTGTAATGAATCCAAATTAGCTCTACCCCATACGTTCTCACATGTTTTAATAGATCACACTTTGCATATCACACTACCTGGAATCCACGCAGCCAGGATGATGTTTCTCTCTATAATGAAGAGGTATGTTCGATATTTGTTTTGACTTCTTTCCAAATTTGGGTAGTTCTTTAACTTGACAACCTATTTAGACAAAGACCAGCAACATTCAGTTTATGACCCGTGTGCAGGTTGTATTGGTGTACTGCTCACTCTTAAGGGCCTGGATTCTATTTAACTTGACAGTAGCACTTAGAAGAGGAGCAGAGTGCCCAGTGTTTATATGGCCTGCACTTCATCTTCGTCAGGTTTGAAGATAATTGCCTCATAGTGTATAGTATTGTAGAAAGGTTTATGGAAAAGTTATTCCATCTAGACCTTGAAAAATTTATTAGGCTGTGCAGAGAGCAGAAAAAGTTATTGTAGATAAGAGTAGAGGTAAACTGAGACTTAGAGATAGGGAAGAGAGTTTTCAGCCATGCACATCCCAAGACTTGTACAAAATGAGGTAGATAATCCAGTATGATACTAATGTAGGGAGGAAACAAGAAGGGGTGATGGAAGTTGTAAGTGAAGGTCACCGTGGGAGGGCTTTAAATTCCAGGAGATTCTTGAGCTTCAGCTGATGCCATAGAAGATGAAATATGCACATCTATACCTTAGAAGGTGATGTGTATGTCTGTTTAGAGGATAAGAGGGAATGGATTGTAAATAGTGAATTGGAAAACAATGAAAACCTACCAAATGCCATGAATCTGAAAAGGATTGGACACAGAAGGAATTGGAGGGAAGAGTGGGGGAAAGATGTAAATGCAGTACTCATCTGTGGAATCttcaaaaaatcaaatgaaaaagaaaaatttaaaaatttaaaaagatatgaGCTATGTTAACTACAGACAGTAGAGGGAAGTTGAATAGAACTTTGTGTTTGGTAGCGTCGAAGGAGAGAGATGACTGCAAATGACGAACAATATAGACTCCCCAAGTTTTTTTACCCTTTAACCAGCAACATAATAGAACACAGCCTAATGTAGAACTAATTTAGATTCAATCCAATGGGGGAACTTAAAATCTCTTCAAGCCTGTAATGCATATGGTTCCTTACCCTTGctggtgcctggtgcctgaaaGAACCTGCAGCGAGAAAAGGCACAGTACTGCATTACATTATGTAAATGATTGGCTGTTGAACATGATAGATCCAGGTGCATGGGATATACAGCTGAACAGGTTCTGGGAATAGCtgactgacccccccccccgggagGGGAGGGCTTTGTAGGGTCCTTCTTTTCAGAAGGAtgtgaattttcttttcatttttatttttttattaataatttccacctcccctcctcccatttccctccccctcccccttccccttcctctccctctccagtccattgTAGCCTGTAGTGTTTTAGGGAACACTTCTGGTCAGTGGGTGGCAGTATTGCACAGTAGAAGGTGCCCAGACTATATTGTCAGAATAGTTCTCCTTTAGTCCAAGTCTCATAGACACAGGCAACCAAATTGTCTTCAGAATTACTTGATGTTTCCTTTGAAATACAGACCACACACTATAGCAGTTAGAGATTCTGAATCAGTCAGTTTGGGAAGGGGCCAGCTATAGGGATGCGTTTTAACACACAAAGTTACTGTGGAATTTAATCTTTGTGAGGTGTTCTTTTCATAGCCTTGTTGTGAACATTACAGGAGGAACATACACCTGAGTTTAAAatatctcttccttcctctttcaaaTATGCCATCATTTTTCATCAATTTGAGActtgaattaaatattttgtatAGTAGAAAGAAAACTGGTGAATTTTGACCAACATAATAGAGAAAATATAGTATTAGTTGGGGAATACCGAGTAGACAACAGAAAGTACAAATCCTTTgcttcagttttttaaatttctattatttttgagattataataaaaataaatacttccaccttcccttcttccaaGTCCTTCCATATACTTTCCTTGTTCCATTTCAAGTTAATGGcctcttattttgttaatttttcacaCAGATTTGTAtgaaaatttaagaatatatgtatttaaaattccACATTTTTACACCATTCTAGACCTGTATAatgttgcttgtgtgtatgtttccagGGGTGagcatttggtattggataaatAATTGGTACGCTCTTCTCTGAGTaagactgtttctcccacttTTAGAATGCCGTAGTTGCCTGCTGTTCTTTGTGGAGGCCTCCTGGACTTCCCTTTGTTCCAGCATGCATATTGTTGTCCTCATCCAATTTTTTAAACATCAGAGTAAAGAAAGACCAGAATCAAAGTAGTGATAAAATAGAGGAAGGCATATCTctctatattttaatataaagttcCCATTTACTTTTGACTCTATGATAAATTAATTTACAAATGTGTTATGACTTCTTAGTTTTAGGACAAATAGCTTAGGTTAAATACACAATTCTCTTCCTCAACTCCAAGCCAAAtacaattaaataaacaaataacaaaactatTTGTGTCAGTAATAGCAACTGTGGTCTACAGTACATACTTTTGCCGTCCACCGGAAGGGGACGGCAAGAGTTCAAAACAATCTACACAACAACACGTAGCACGTACGTCCGCTGTCCTTGAGCTTATCATCGTGATCAGTCCAAAGTGACCAGTACAAAGTGTCCACAGTTTCTGTGTTGCCAGTCAGCTGACCTTCCCAGGTCTGAGGGTTCCAATAGAGTCCCCTGTATTTCATGACAGTATCACAGTATCTCCTTCCCTTTGTTGCTCCATGTCTTCCTGCTGATGCTCCCTCAAGTCTCTTTCTGGATAGGTTCCATATTAAGCCATTCTGAGTCGTTCCTCCTTCTACTGAGCCTGCTGAGTCACCAAAGCAGGCCAGACGATCACGCAGGCAGTGTCGCTGGCGTTTCCTTCTGTCCTTGATACCATCTCTTAGTTCCTGTCAGCCAGGAAGCCTTCACTTTAAGCTACTAGCCTGCAGGTCATTTAGAAGatttaagtaaatatttgatTTCAGGAACCTGGGATAAGAGTCCTTTTCCATAAGTGTGTATATGACTTTTTGTGCTTCATCAAAAGATGTGGGGGTTGGTGATTTAATCTTCTTGGCTGTGGATTCTCGAGTACGAAAGTCAATATTGATCTGAAAAAGAAATAGTTGTTAATTAATGTGCACTTGCTGTTTATGATACTTTCTATTATGCTATTGCTGTTTCAGATGcgccttaagaaaatggttttacaTTCCTATTTTCATCGTTTTAGCTATGTCTTGAATTGCTATTCTAAGCTAGCTCTTTACTAGGTGTGTGAGAggcacaaacaaaaatatataacaaaaagaggttttgatttctgtttctgtttatggCGTAGTTGGAAGGAGCAAAATTAAATAGACATGAAAAACTTAAATATCCATAGAATGTAGCCATATACCAAACCAAAGTGTCATGGACATTTGAGGTTTACCGAATGCGAGTATTTTCCTGAAGATCAACACAGCTAAAAAGCTGCACATGTTTTTGCTGCTTCAGTTGTGTGTTACACTAGTCTGCATTTTATCCCTATCTGAGTTGCAATAGTTCACTAAGGGTTCCTTAGCCTACTGATCTGGCCTGGGCTACCTCATTCCATTCCTCACCCAATCAAGTTggacagttttgaaaaatcagtattttttGTCTCTGTACTGGTACTTTCACAAGTAGAGGGACTAATCCCACCTCACTGAACGTACAAATGCACACCTGTGTCTAAAAGCATGATGCGGAGGGCTTAAACCTAACCTGTGTACAGAATGCGTTTCTTTTTTTGGGAGAATTTACACACACTGATGCTAATGACAATGACTTTAGTACTCACTTGTTTCACAGCGTCTGAGCGCACAAATGCTTTGTATATATCCTCTGCTTTGCTGCTCAAAAGATCAGACTCTGTTTTCTTATAGTCTTCGCAAGCCAACCAGAATTCAATATTCTCTTCACTGAATTCAGACTTTAGAAAATTTCCAAAGACGCTCTGACCAGCTAAAAAGAGAGGGGTTATGTAAATTAAGTGAGCCAGTAAATGAATATATCATAGAAGAAATTTATAAGCAAATTCTACTATTCCTATATGTACCAAGGCGTGAGATTGTGACCGCTAAAATAGTTGCACCATAGCTTGCAGGCAGCCTTGGGGATTCTGTTATGTGTGGAAGAGGAATCTGTTAGCTGACAGTCTCACCCACAGTCACACACTGCCTTGTGTATTCATGCAAAAGTGCTATGCTTTCTGCTGCATTTAAGTTGAACTCAAGTTCTTCTGATTATagaacaatgtcattacttagaGACGACAACATCTGAGCAAGAGTGTAGAGTGacttttttttccacaaagaaatGTTAGTGACTGAGGGTATTAACATCAGgttgataattaaaatataattgcctCATCCAAAAATGGTAGTCAGCTAAAGTTAAGTCTGTGTGTTACTTGCATGCTTGGTACACTGAATGCATTTGCTAGTGTGGTTGAGATTTATATGCTGTTTACTCAGCTAGTTAAACTTTAAACTAAGTCTTATAATCACATGATCCAACTATTCTGAATTTTTTAGACCTCATCAAGTAATTTTCCTTAGGTCTTTCTGTGGAGGAGAGggtgaactctctctctctctctctctctctctctctctctctctctctctctctctctaatattaCCTAATTTAATGTGCACTGTTGTTTTTTCTCCATgattgtctgtgtgagggtgttggatctcctgaacTGGATGGAGATCCAGAGTTGTGAGCtggtatgtgggtgctgggaactgaaactgggttcttctggaagagcaacccgTGTTCGTAATTGTTGAGGCATCCCTCCAGTCCTTGGAACTTATTCTTGAGATCAAGTTGCACCTCTGAATAAAGCTCAAGCCCTAAGACTGCTGCAGTCttatgatgggggaggggaactggtctcagtctttcctttctttcataacAAAACTCCCACAAGCCTCTCATGAGCTTGcctatattaaaatatacatcATTTTGCATACCTGCAGAATATACTAGATATGCCCCAAGCATCTTTATGACAGTAATAAACTGTGTCTTTGCATTCGAATCCTTTTTGCCTTTAAAATACCTTCCACATAAGGTGGATGAATGAAAGCTAACAAGCATGTGGATGATAGAATACTAAGTAAATGAATACTGCTTTGAATATCCCTGCTTTTGAAAGTACCCTTAAAATAGTAATTCATATgatattttcttgtcttttgaaactttgaaactgcaacataattttatttatctttattttgatttttgaaagcTTACATTCtctatggatatgtgtgtgtgtgtgtgtgtgtgtgtgtgtgtgtccctccccCTTTGCCTGTCTCCATGTAGGACctataaaggccagaagagggcatcagatcctccaaAAATGGGATGTCTGTGAGACAGATGGAGTAAGTGCAGGGAAACAAGTCattaagagcagcaagcactcttaaccaatCAGCCATCTTCCCTGCAACCCAACATAATTTTAGTTGTGTTCTTGAATTCGTGAAAACATGTATTTTGTAGTTGTCCTGGCAGATTTGTCTAAAAGACAGTGGTAAATTCTAGTGCTATTCTACCAAGTCTTATTGTGATGAAATTACCAATGAACTTAGAAAAACTAAACTATTACTTTTTGTGTAATGCTCCTTCTTTCCTTTGATAATATACATTAATCAGACATCCAATCTACTGAATTAAAGATCTGACCTCCAAACAATGGATAGTTCATGAATACTTACTCTGGTTGGCAAGAAGTTTTTCCAGAGACTGAGACCACTGCATTACTTCCTCAGCAGAAAGTCTACAATTAATAAAATGACATAAATTATTAAGCTGTTTTCTgtaatctcaaaagaaaaaaataatggttgTTACCCTTTGATGACTAAGATTCTTATTATAATgagttttattataaattttatgtataaaatccCCTTTAATTACCATAGTTATGAAAAATAATCTGTCAAGACAGCTCAAAAATCCAAGCAGATAAAACCGAACAATATAACCACAAGTAGAAAATTGTTGTGACATCTTTGTAATTAATATCAATTAACTCTAATGTGGCTTAATCGTGTTTGCCATGTTGCCTAAAATAAATGAAGTTCATTGCACAcagtattttttgtattttttttttttaaagaaaagaacaaggtTTTACCCTAACCAATGCTGGCCTTAAACAAGTGataatccctctgcctcagcctcccaagtgccagaattaCATGTCTGAACCACAATGCCCAGAAGCCTGCAGTCTCAGTATTTTGCAAAGATGACAGTCATCTTTAAGGATGCTTATACAGTTATAACAATTCAGTACATACATGTCTTTGCTTATACAGTCCTAACAATTCAGTACATACATGTCTTTGGACTTTGATGATTTCATTCCCGAGTCCAGATGTGGGATCATAGATCTCAAGTACGCTTTCACATCCATTCCACTACAAAACACAGCAAATTACAAATTACTAGGAAAGCTcacattatttataaaaagaaaagaacacaaagcaaaaatatcTAAGGAAGAAAGTAACAATGAAACATAGATGATACAatattttgctgttttaaaatagAGCTCATTTTTTGGAGTCAAAAGTCCAGAAAGATTTCCACTCACTGTCCTGTACCACGATTTATATTTGATTAAAACTGAATCTCAGTTATAAGGCACAACAGATAATTGCTCTGAGCTACATAAACTAAATGCCAAATTCACTTCCATTTGTTTGTGCTCTTTGGTCATAAAAGATAACCTAAGTGAGACTCGGAAGGAACTTACAAAGTCTTTGGcttcttcttttgtgtcttgtCATCTAGAAGTGAATGGTTAGGTTCTTTCAGATCCTTTGGGTTAGCGGAGAAGAACATTCCTGGCAGCTTGTCCAGCCTTGGCATGGAGATGGCAGCAGCTCTCATGGTCTTCTCGCAATGAGTGTCTGTGAGTCCGCGTCGGCTGCTTTATATAGCGTTGGCAGACAGACTCTTGCTGTGCAGGGAGTGTGTTTATCAAGTGATGTTACCACAGACACTGAAGTTCCTCCTTTCTTGGTGTGTTGTGACGTGTATcgtgaagaaaaaaataagtgcaCAGTGATGTCTTGTGGTTGAAACTCAACCAAATGAGAGCAGGTCACTTGATTAGGAAGgcacaaagaaaattacacacacGTACAGAGGAGGGCACACGTCTGGAGCGGCAGCGTCAGTCTTTGGTTTGAGGGAGTGCTTGCTTCTTCCTGAAAATCGTTATGTTCTGATCAATGTCACATTTGCTATATTTAATGTGTCATGTGTGAATTCAACTCTAGAGTTGTGTCCCCCTCTATGCCTTGGGTAGTCCTTAACTATAAAATCATTTGATcaaaatattttcccctttttaaaaattgaaaatagatttttttcatacaatgcattctgattatggtttcccctcccccaggccctCCTACATCCTCTCACTTCCCCACCCACCCGAGTccacactctttctttctctctatctctagaatacaaacaggcatctaaaaaataacataaaataaaagcaaatacaccagaatagataaaaaaacaaaaccaagcaaacagaagagaaagagccaaaggaaaagcagaagaaacatacatagacacagacacaaatacacacacacacattcacacacacacacattcacacacacacattcacacacacacattcacacacacacattcacacacacacaaatcccatagaaaacacaaaacttgaaaccataatatatatgcaaagcatCAACCCATCAATAGAGAAGCATCTTGCtacagtagatgggaacaaatacaaagacccaCATTTAGACAatgaacagagagggagagattgTGGAACCCTCAATTTTAAATGGggtgtctctatcaaatcccaCCTCCGGGAAACCTTGCAGAAgaggaaagagtgtaagagccagaggggatagagaacaccaaggaaacaaggccttctaaaccgCATGGCTCATgaacatatgaacacatataGACTATGTAGCATGCACAGGCCTGCATAGGTCTGGGCCACATGGGGTTCCAATGTCCAGGAGGGAAATGAACACTGTCCCCATTCCTGACCCAGAAGTTATCTACAATTGATAACctctaagaaagaaaaacttagttttctccaatggagtcttaTGGGCAATACGAAACACTCTTAAGGGCAGGCCCCACACCCAGAAGTACATGGCCGTCGGAAAATGAACCCAATGGCATTTTTAGAGGTTCTTATTGCATTTTTTGTATTATAATGatttcaggtttcttttttttcttttcttttcttttcttttttttttaccttactgATCAGAGTATTTTAAGAGTTTACCACCACTACCCACAGGAAGCAGCATAAGACTGACACTTTTATCTGAATCATTCTGCATCTATATGGTAAGAAAGAGACCCCTGGGAGGCTCTCTTCACCTTCACCTTGTGCTGCCTGGGCTTTCACCTATCATTTCTGTGACAAGGAACTTTCTTGTTAGAATTTCCAAGACTGGGCCAAGTTGTGTACAAAATATTCTGCCAGTGACACATAAGCTGACCTTAAGGAGCACACtgtttttaatgtcattttaataATTAGAGTATAAGTAATGTGTCAGATTGTAACTATGTTAATTATTAAGAAGACGACACagggaaattaaaacaaaaccaataaataaaagtgtaattcacacagagacattacataatacataaaaatactgATCTTCAAAAACACAGTATCTGAAGGAAAACTCAAGGGAAAGTCAGTTTGTTTGGAAATATCAGTAATTTTTACCAGATAGGAGATAATAATTGAATTTTTACAATGTCTCTAGAGATGTATTTCTAGCTTTAAATGAGATCCTTACGATAAAAATCATTACTTATTGACAAATCACTTATCAAAGTAGAAGAATTAATGCAATATAAAATTTTCTAGAGTTTATACGGGATGTTTGGCATTTTATAGGGTGTCAGTTTAACTTTGGGGAGATTGAATTTGCCTCTGAAAAGGTGACAGCCTTTTCTTATTAGAGAGGTTTCTGGTAGAATTAGGTAAAGCTGactggaaagaaaggaggagaataCTAAATTTTCTTGTCCTGGTTTTAATTATGATACAAAATGCCTACAGTAAATATTTACAACATTATAAAATTCACTATTGTTATGAATGACTATTTTGTGCGCAGGTATTATCTGGTGTTTCAAAGATAACATGATTGACTTAAGAATGAGAAATAGTGAGATGAGCT contains:
- the Rgs1 gene encoding regulator of G-protein signaling 1, producing MRAAAISMPRLDKLPGMFFSANPKDLKEPNHSLLDDKTQKKKPKTFGMDVKAYLRSMIPHLDSGMKSSKSKDILSAEEVMQWSQSLEKLLANQTGQSVFGNFLKSEFSEENIEFWLACEDYKKTESDLLSSKAEDIYKAFVRSDAVKQINIDFRTRESTAKKIKSPTPTSFDEAQKVIYTLMEKDSYPRFLKSNIYLNLLNDLQASSLK